Proteins encoded by one window of Rhineura floridana isolate rRhiFlo1 chromosome 9, rRhiFlo1.hap2, whole genome shotgun sequence:
- the MFSD8 gene encoding major facilitator superfamily domain-containing protein 8 isoform X2, giving the protein MCLVSVFDVYKPVMAGAVLEAASEGQEEPLLGLCGEGWRSDNVMETLQHYNSRWRSIWIMYMTMFFSSVGFSIVIMSIWPYLQQIDKTADASFLGWIIASYSIGQMIASPFFGAWSNYRPRREPLVVSTSISVAANCLYAYVHLPTSHNKYYMLVARALVGFGAGNVAVVRSYIAGATSVTERTSAMANTSACQAVGFILGPVFQTLFALIGEKGVTWTIIHLQINMYTAPVLFGALLGTINIVLIFAIFREHCVDDMGRPQRSINFEAEENDEMSQGSQENIDHVAVISTNILFFVILFVFAVFETIATPLTMDMYSWTRKKAVFINGFILGAVGIESVIVFLTVKVLSKKTGERAILHGGLVITLVGFFVLLPWGSQLPNIQWEDVKNNSIPRLTFSESLASSWTLQTQLPSNNTVEATGCPVVQSWCLYTPVIHLGQYITTVFLIGLGYPACNVMSYTLYSKILGPKPQIASELEVEF; this is encoded by the exons ATGTGCTTAGTCTCTGTTTTTGATGTTTATAAGCCAGTCATGGCGGGTGCTGTTTTGGAAGCTGCGTCTGAGGGGCAAGAGGAGCCTCTGCTAGGCCTCTGCGGCGAAGGTTGGAG ATCTGATAATGTTATGGAAACCCTGCAGCATTACAATAGTCGATGGAGATCTATTTGGATAATGTATATGACAATGTTCTTCAGCAGTGTTG GTTTTTCTATTGTCATTATGTCAATATGGCCCTATCTCCAACAG ATAGATAAAACTGCAGATGCAAGTTTCCTGGGCTGGATTATTGCTTCATATAGCATTGGTCAAATGATAGCTTCCCCCTTCTTTGGAGCATGGTCTAATTACAGGCCAAGAAGAGAGCCTCTTGTAGTTTCAACTTCTATTTCAGTGGCTGCTAACTGCCTCTATGCCTATGTTCATTTACCTACTTCACACAACAAATACTACATGCTGGTTGCTCGAGCTCTGGTGGGGTTTGGGGCAG GAAATGTAGCAGTAGTTCGGTCGTACATTGCTGGTGCCACCTCTGTTACTGAAAGAACTAGTGCCATGGCAAACACTAGTGCATGTCAAGCAGTAGGATTCATACTGGGACCAG TTTTTCAGACGCTTTTTGCACTCATTGGAGAAAAAGGAGTCACATGGACAATCATTCATCTTCAGATTAACATGTATACTGCCCCAGTTCTATTTGGAGCTCTGCTAGGAACCATCAACATTGTTCTGATATTTGCTATATTTAG AGAACATTGTGTAGATGACATGGGAAGACCACAAAGGAGCATTAATTTTGAAGCTGAAG AAAATGACGAGATGAGTCAAGGTAGTCAAGAAAATATTGACCATGTGGCTGTCATATCaacaaacattcttttctttgtcatcttatTTGTTTTTGCTGTCTTTGAAAC CATAGCTACACCATTGACAATGGATATGTATTCCTGGACCAGGAAAAAAGCAGTGTTTATTAACGGTTTCATCCTTGGTGCAGTTGGCATTGAATCAGTCATTGTGTTTTTAACAGTTAAAGTACTTTCCAAAAA GACTGGTGAACGTGCTATACTTCATGGAGGTCTGGTGATTACCTTGGTTGGATTCTTTGTATTATTACCTTGGGGAAGTCAGTTACCTAATATTCAGTGGGAAG ACGTAAAGAATAATTCTATTCCAAGATTGACTTTCAGTGAAAGCCTTGCATCTTCCTGGACACTGCAAACACAACTTCCATCCAATAATACTGTAGAAGCAACAGGATGTCCTGTTGTACAGTCCTGGTGCCTCTATACCCCAGTCATCCATTTGGGCCAGTACATCACTACTGTCTTTCTTATAGGACTTGGTTATCCAGCGTGTAATGTCATGTCATATACTTTATATTCAAAAATTTTAGGACCAAAGCCCCAG
- the MFSD8 gene encoding major facilitator superfamily domain-containing protein 8 isoform X4, translating to MCLVSVFDVYKPVMAGAVLEAASEGQEEPLLGLCGEGWRSDNVMETLQHYNSRWRSIWIMYMTMFFSSVGFSIVIMSIWPYLQQIDKTADASFLGWIIASYSIGQMIASPFFGAWSNYRPRREPLVVSTSISVAANCLYAYVHLPTSHNKYYMLVARALVGFGAGNVAVVRSYIAGATSVTERTSAMANTSACQAVGFILGPVFQTLFALIGEKGVTWTIIHLQINMYTAPVLFGALLGTINIVLIFAIFREHCVDDMGRPQRSINFEAEENDEMSQGSQENIDHVAVISTNILFFVILFVFAVFETIATPLTMDMYSWTRKKAVFINGFILGAVGIESVIVFLTVKVLSKKTGERAILHGGLVITLVGFFVLLPWGSQLPNIQWEDVKNNSIPRLTFSESLASSWTLQTQLPSNNTVEATGCPVVQSWCLYTPVIHLGQYITTVFLIGLGYPACNVMSYTLYSKILGPKPQLIFR from the exons ATGTGCTTAGTCTCTGTTTTTGATGTTTATAAGCCAGTCATGGCGGGTGCTGTTTTGGAAGCTGCGTCTGAGGGGCAAGAGGAGCCTCTGCTAGGCCTCTGCGGCGAAGGTTGGAG ATCTGATAATGTTATGGAAACCCTGCAGCATTACAATAGTCGATGGAGATCTATTTGGATAATGTATATGACAATGTTCTTCAGCAGTGTTG GTTTTTCTATTGTCATTATGTCAATATGGCCCTATCTCCAACAG ATAGATAAAACTGCAGATGCAAGTTTCCTGGGCTGGATTATTGCTTCATATAGCATTGGTCAAATGATAGCTTCCCCCTTCTTTGGAGCATGGTCTAATTACAGGCCAAGAAGAGAGCCTCTTGTAGTTTCAACTTCTATTTCAGTGGCTGCTAACTGCCTCTATGCCTATGTTCATTTACCTACTTCACACAACAAATACTACATGCTGGTTGCTCGAGCTCTGGTGGGGTTTGGGGCAG GAAATGTAGCAGTAGTTCGGTCGTACATTGCTGGTGCCACCTCTGTTACTGAAAGAACTAGTGCCATGGCAAACACTAGTGCATGTCAAGCAGTAGGATTCATACTGGGACCAG TTTTTCAGACGCTTTTTGCACTCATTGGAGAAAAAGGAGTCACATGGACAATCATTCATCTTCAGATTAACATGTATACTGCCCCAGTTCTATTTGGAGCTCTGCTAGGAACCATCAACATTGTTCTGATATTTGCTATATTTAG AGAACATTGTGTAGATGACATGGGAAGACCACAAAGGAGCATTAATTTTGAAGCTGAAG AAAATGACGAGATGAGTCAAGGTAGTCAAGAAAATATTGACCATGTGGCTGTCATATCaacaaacattcttttctttgtcatcttatTTGTTTTTGCTGTCTTTGAAAC CATAGCTACACCATTGACAATGGATATGTATTCCTGGACCAGGAAAAAAGCAGTGTTTATTAACGGTTTCATCCTTGGTGCAGTTGGCATTGAATCAGTCATTGTGTTTTTAACAGTTAAAGTACTTTCCAAAAA GACTGGTGAACGTGCTATACTTCATGGAGGTCTGGTGATTACCTTGGTTGGATTCTTTGTATTATTACCTTGGGGAAGTCAGTTACCTAATATTCAGTGGGAAG ACGTAAAGAATAATTCTATTCCAAGATTGACTTTCAGTGAAAGCCTTGCATCTTCCTGGACACTGCAAACACAACTTCCATCCAATAATACTGTAGAAGCAACAGGATGTCCTGTTGTACAGTCCTGGTGCCTCTATACCCCAGTCATCCATTTGGGCCAGTACATCACTACTGTCTTTCTTATAGGACTTGGTTATCCAGCGTGTAATGTCATGTCATATACTTTATATTCAAAAATTTTAGGACCAAAGCCCCAG TTGATTTTTAGATGA
- the MFSD8 gene encoding major facilitator superfamily domain-containing protein 8 isoform X3: MCLVSVFDVYKPVMAGAVLEAASEGQEEPLLGLCGEGWRSDNVMETLQHYNSRWRSIWIMYMTMFFSSVGFSIVIMSIWPYLQQIDKTADASFLGWIIASYSIGQMIASPFFGAWSNYRPRREPLVVSTSISVAANCLYAYVHLPTSHNKYYMLVARALVGFGAGNVAVVRSYIAGATSVTERTSAMANTSACQAVGFILGPVFQTLFALIGEKGVTWTIIHLQINMYTAPVLFGALLGTINIVLIFAIFREHCVDDMGRPQRSINFEAEENDEMSQGSQENIDHVAVISTNILFFVILFVFAVFETIATPLTMDMYSWTRKKAVFINGFILGAVGIESVIVFLTVKVLSKKTGERAILHGGLVITLVGFFVLLPWGSQLPNIQWEDVKNNSIPRLTFSESLASSWTLQTQLPSNNTVEATGCPVVQSWCLYTPVIHLGQYITTVFLIGLGYPACNVMSYTLYSKILGPKPQPSELF, encoded by the exons ATGTGCTTAGTCTCTGTTTTTGATGTTTATAAGCCAGTCATGGCGGGTGCTGTTTTGGAAGCTGCGTCTGAGGGGCAAGAGGAGCCTCTGCTAGGCCTCTGCGGCGAAGGTTGGAG ATCTGATAATGTTATGGAAACCCTGCAGCATTACAATAGTCGATGGAGATCTATTTGGATAATGTATATGACAATGTTCTTCAGCAGTGTTG GTTTTTCTATTGTCATTATGTCAATATGGCCCTATCTCCAACAG ATAGATAAAACTGCAGATGCAAGTTTCCTGGGCTGGATTATTGCTTCATATAGCATTGGTCAAATGATAGCTTCCCCCTTCTTTGGAGCATGGTCTAATTACAGGCCAAGAAGAGAGCCTCTTGTAGTTTCAACTTCTATTTCAGTGGCTGCTAACTGCCTCTATGCCTATGTTCATTTACCTACTTCACACAACAAATACTACATGCTGGTTGCTCGAGCTCTGGTGGGGTTTGGGGCAG GAAATGTAGCAGTAGTTCGGTCGTACATTGCTGGTGCCACCTCTGTTACTGAAAGAACTAGTGCCATGGCAAACACTAGTGCATGTCAAGCAGTAGGATTCATACTGGGACCAG TTTTTCAGACGCTTTTTGCACTCATTGGAGAAAAAGGAGTCACATGGACAATCATTCATCTTCAGATTAACATGTATACTGCCCCAGTTCTATTTGGAGCTCTGCTAGGAACCATCAACATTGTTCTGATATTTGCTATATTTAG AGAACATTGTGTAGATGACATGGGAAGACCACAAAGGAGCATTAATTTTGAAGCTGAAG AAAATGACGAGATGAGTCAAGGTAGTCAAGAAAATATTGACCATGTGGCTGTCATATCaacaaacattcttttctttgtcatcttatTTGTTTTTGCTGTCTTTGAAAC CATAGCTACACCATTGACAATGGATATGTATTCCTGGACCAGGAAAAAAGCAGTGTTTATTAACGGTTTCATCCTTGGTGCAGTTGGCATTGAATCAGTCATTGTGTTTTTAACAGTTAAAGTACTTTCCAAAAA GACTGGTGAACGTGCTATACTTCATGGAGGTCTGGTGATTACCTTGGTTGGATTCTTTGTATTATTACCTTGGGGAAGTCAGTTACCTAATATTCAGTGGGAAG ACGTAAAGAATAATTCTATTCCAAGATTGACTTTCAGTGAAAGCCTTGCATCTTCCTGGACACTGCAAACACAACTTCCATCCAATAATACTGTAGAAGCAACAGGATGTCCTGTTGTACAGTCCTGGTGCCTCTATACCCCAGTCATCCATTTGGGCCAGTACATCACTACTGTCTTTCTTATAGGACTTGGTTATCCAGCGTGTAATGTCATGTCATATACTTTATATTCAAAAATTTTAGGACCAAAGCCCCAG